ACCGACTCGAGGCCGGCCGCGACCCGCAGCAGGTGCCGCAGGCTCTCGTCGTGGTCCGTGTGAACGATCGCGTCGTCGTCGGCCGGCGCGAAGAACTGCTCGAGTGCGGCCTGCCCGACCGCCGCGTCGGGACTGACGACGTAGGCTTCGACCCGGTTACACGTCGAGAGCACGTACGCCTCCTCGACGTCGGGAATGGAGCGGAGCTGCGAGACGGCGGCCGGCTGGCTGTCCGGACTCACAGCGGCGAGTTCGTCGACGGTCCCGCTCTCGTGGGTTACTCGCGCGGCCGACACGACTCCCGACGGAATCACGCACGCTCACCTCCGGATGGTGGTAGTTCGTCGCCGAGCACGTCCTCAATCACTTGACGAGTATTGGAATCGCCACTACGTAAAGCTGTCCAAACGTCCGGAGAATTGACGACATCCGTGACGATCTCGCGGCGCCGTTTCGGCGCGACGTCCTGCGATTTGAGCGCCGATCGTAGTTCATCGCAGAGTGCTGCCATCTCGCCGGCGCCGGCCAGCGTCTCCTCGAGTTCCTGGCGCAGATACTTGCTCAGTGCAGGCGCCGTCCCGCCGGTCGAGATCGAGACGACGACCGGGTCCTCGCGGACGGTCGCGGGAACGACGACGCTCCCCGCGTCGCGCTCGCCGGCCCGATCCGCGCGATTGATGAGGATGCCCCGGTCTCGAGCCGCCGCCTCGAGGGCGTCGTTGACGGCCTCGTCGTCCGTCGCGGCGACGACCAGCGCGGGGTCGGTGCGCTCGAGCCAGCCGTCGACCTCGTCGGGGTCGGGGGCGGCACGGATCAGGTCGACCTCACCGAACTCCCGGTCCGCGAAGTCGGGGCTCACCACGACGACCGCGGCTTCGCGGGCGAATCGGCGGGCCTTTCGCGCGCCGACGGGACCGCCGCCGACGACGAGGACCGTTTCGTCGGTGAAATCGTGCAGGAGTGGGATCATCGAACGAGGGATTGTCGACCGTCGGGCGGTGGTCGTCTTTAGTGTTCGCATTCGGACGCCTTCTCGACGACGACCGAGTC
This portion of the Halopiger aswanensis genome encodes:
- a CDS encoding precorrin-2 dehydrogenase/sirohydrochlorin ferrochelatase family protein; its protein translation is MIPLLHDFTDETVLVVGGGPVGARKARRFAREAAVVVVSPDFADREFGEVDLIRAAPDPDEVDGWLERTDPALVVAATDDEAVNDALEAAARDRGILINRADRAGERDAGSVVVPATVREDPVVVSISTGGTAPALSKYLRQELEETLAGAGEMAALCDELRSALKSQDVAPKRRREIVTDVVNSPDVWTALRSGDSNTRQVIEDVLGDELPPSGGERA